A DNA window from Ensifer sp. WSM1721 contains the following coding sequences:
- the paaA gene encoding 1,2-phenylacetyl-CoA epoxidase subunit PaaA: MYAQMVKTDAARVKSLDEMEPQERAFQERIDVGQKIEPKEWMPEGYRKTLIRQISQHAHSEIVGQLPEGNWITRAPTLERKAILLAKVQDEAGHGLYLYCAAETLGISRDEMYEQLHSGKAKYSSIFNYPTLSWADIGAIGWLVDGAAIMNQVPLQRCSYGPYSRAMIRICKEESFHQRQGYDILMKMVKGTSAQKVMVQDALNRWWWPSLMMFGPSDDASVHSAQSMAWKIKQNSNDELRQKFVDQTVPQAKYLGLTVPDPELKWNEKKGGYDFGEPDWKEFFEVIAGNGPCNAERLGARKKAWEDGAWFRDGLTAYAEKQAARRAGKQVAAE, encoded by the coding sequence ATGTACGCACAAATGGTGAAAACGGACGCCGCCCGCGTCAAAAGCCTCGACGAGATGGAGCCTCAGGAGCGCGCCTTCCAGGAGCGCATCGATGTGGGCCAGAAGATCGAGCCGAAGGAGTGGATGCCGGAAGGCTATCGCAAGACGCTCATCCGCCAGATCAGCCAGCACGCCCATTCCGAGATCGTCGGCCAGCTGCCCGAGGGCAACTGGATCACCCGCGCGCCGACGCTCGAACGGAAGGCGATCCTGCTTGCCAAGGTGCAGGACGAAGCAGGCCACGGCCTCTATCTCTACTGTGCGGCCGAGACGCTCGGGATCAGCCGCGACGAGATGTATGAGCAGCTGCACTCGGGCAAGGCCAAGTATTCCTCGATCTTCAACTATCCGACGCTCTCCTGGGCGGACATCGGCGCCATCGGCTGGCTGGTCGATGGCGCGGCGATCATGAACCAGGTGCCGCTGCAGCGCTGTTCCTACGGCCCCTATTCCCGCGCGATGATCCGCATCTGCAAGGAGGAGAGCTTCCACCAGCGCCAGGGCTACGACATCCTGATGAAGATGGTGAAGGGCACATCGGCGCAGAAGGTCATGGTGCAGGACGCGCTGAACCGCTGGTGGTGGCCGTCCCTGATGATGTTCGGCCCCTCGGACGACGCCTCGGTTCATTCGGCCCAGTCCATGGCCTGGAAGATCAAGCAAAACTCCAACGACGAACTCCGGCAGAAATTCGTCGACCAGACGGTGCCGCAGGCGAAATATCTCGGTCTCACCGTTCCCGATCCGGAGCTCAAGTGGAACGAGAAGAAGGGCGGCTACGATTTCGGCGAGCCGGACTGGAAAGAATTCTTCGAGGTGATCGCCGGAAACGGCCCGTGCAACGCCGAACGCCTCGGCGCGCGCAAAAAGGCCTGGGAGGACGGCGCCTGGTTCCGGGACGGCCTGACCGCTTATGCCGAGAAGCAGGCCGCTCGCCGCGCCGGCAAGCAGGTCGCCGCCGAATAG
- the pcaF gene encoding 3-oxoadipyl-CoA thiolase, translated as MSEAFICDAVRTPIGRYGGALSSVRADDLAAVPLAALMSRNPEVDWSKLDDLIYGCANQAGEDNRNVGRMAVLLSGMPVSVPATTVNRLCGSGMDAVGMAARAIRAGDCDMVIAGGVESMSRAPFVMPKAESAFSRSNAVYDTTIGWRFVNPRLKAAFGVDSMPETADNVAEDFGVSRADQDAFAARSQTRWAAAQEAGLFAEEHVPVVVPQKKGDPILVDRDEHPRPGTTVEQLAKLKGVNAPDRTVTAGNASGVNDGAAALLIAGERAMKAEGLTPKARVVAMAAAGVEPRIMGIGPAPAARRVLERARLSIDQMDVIELNEAFASQALAVLRDLGLPDDAAHVNPNGGAIAIGHPLGMSGARLVTTATYQLHRQGGRYALCTMCIGVGQGIAIILERV; from the coding sequence ATGTCCGAGGCCTTCATCTGCGATGCAGTGCGCACGCCCATCGGCCGCTATGGCGGCGCGCTCTCATCCGTCCGGGCCGATGACCTCGCCGCTGTCCCGCTTGCGGCGCTGATGAGCCGCAATCCGGAAGTCGACTGGTCGAAGCTCGACGATCTCATCTACGGCTGCGCGAACCAGGCGGGCGAGGATAATCGCAATGTCGGCCGCATGGCCGTGCTGCTCTCGGGCATGCCCGTTTCGGTTCCGGCGACGACGGTCAACCGCCTCTGCGGATCGGGCATGGATGCAGTGGGCATGGCGGCGAGGGCGATCCGCGCCGGCGACTGCGACATGGTGATCGCCGGCGGCGTCGAAAGCATGAGCCGCGCGCCCTTTGTGATGCCCAAGGCCGAAAGCGCCTTCTCCCGCTCGAATGCGGTATACGACACCACCATCGGCTGGCGCTTTGTGAACCCCAGGCTGAAGGCGGCCTTCGGTGTTGATTCCATGCCGGAGACGGCCGACAATGTGGCCGAGGATTTCGGCGTCAGTCGCGCCGATCAGGATGCGTTCGCCGCCCGCAGCCAGACGCGCTGGGCGGCGGCACAGGAGGCGGGCCTCTTCGCGGAAGAGCATGTTCCGGTCGTGGTGCCGCAAAAGAAGGGCGATCCCATCCTAGTCGACCGCGACGAGCATCCCCGTCCGGGCACGACGGTCGAGCAGCTCGCCAAGCTCAAAGGAGTGAACGCTCCAGACCGCACGGTCACGGCCGGCAACGCTTCGGGCGTCAATGACGGTGCGGCGGCGCTGCTGATCGCGGGTGAGAGGGCGATGAAGGCCGAGGGGCTGACGCCCAAGGCTCGCGTCGTCGCCATGGCGGCGGCGGGCGTCGAACCGCGCATCATGGGCATCGGTCCGGCGCCTGCGGCGCGCAGAGTGCTTGAACGCGCCCGACTATCGATCGATCAGATGGACGTGATCGAACTCAATGAGGCGTTTGCCTCGCAGGCCCTTGCGGTGCTGCGCGACCTTGGGCTGCCGGATGACGCGGCGCATGTGAACCCCAACGGCGGTGCGATTGCCATAGGGCATCCGCTCGGTATGAGCGGCGCACGGCTGGTGACGACCGCCACTTATCAGCTTCATCGCCAGGGCGGCCGCTACGCGCTCTGTACCATGTGCATCGGCGTCGGCCAGGGCATCGCGATCATTCTCGAGCGCGTCTGA
- the paaX gene encoding phenylacetic acid degradation operon negative regulatory protein PaaX, with amino-acid sequence MQAKSERSAEAGSRLIQAILDETQLRAASFIVTIYGDVVEPRGGAIWIGNLIEICAGVGISETLVRTAVSRLVTAGRLAGEREGRRSFYRLTEPARAEFAAAARILFGPPEEVAWHFVELVGPSIEERMQILERSGHARLSPRLAVGVRPFTASVMPAVVFRAEVAEGTDKLGAFAAEYWDLAPHAEAYRGFLQRFDPLAELLDGGASIVPADCLTARLLLVHQFRSVALRDPRLPSEVLPAGWPGEDARRLFARLYCSLSPQADLHVARNFVTATGPLPIASEAMARRLALLGGEPPTRRRS; translated from the coding sequence ATGCAGGCGAAGAGCGAAAGATCGGCGGAGGCGGGCTCAAGGCTTATCCAGGCGATCCTGGACGAGACGCAGTTGAGGGCGGCGAGCTTCATCGTTACCATCTATGGCGATGTGGTGGAGCCGCGGGGCGGCGCAATCTGGATCGGCAACCTGATCGAGATTTGCGCCGGTGTCGGCATCAGCGAGACGCTCGTCAGGACTGCCGTGTCACGCCTCGTCACGGCGGGGCGGCTCGCCGGGGAGCGCGAGGGCCGGCGCAGTTTCTATCGCCTTACCGAGCCGGCGCGCGCCGAGTTCGCCGCCGCGGCGCGGATCCTCTTCGGGCCGCCGGAGGAAGTCGCCTGGCATTTCGTTGAGCTCGTGGGGCCATCCATTGAGGAGCGGATGCAGATCCTCGAGCGCTCCGGCCACGCCCGCCTCAGCCCCCGCCTCGCCGTCGGAGTGCGGCCGTTTACCGCCTCGGTCATGCCTGCGGTCGTCTTCCGGGCGGAGGTTGCCGAGGGCACGGATAAGCTCGGCGCCTTTGCGGCGGAATACTGGGATCTGGCACCACATGCGGAGGCGTATAGGGGCTTTCTCCAACGTTTCGATCCTCTTGCCGAACTCCTCGATGGCGGCGCCAGCATCGTCCCGGCGGATTGCCTCACGGCCCGTCTCCTGCTCGTCCACCAATTCCGCTCCGTGGCCCTGCGCGACCCGCGCCTGCCGTCAGAGGTTCTTCCGGCCGGCTGGCCGGGCGAAGACGCGCGCCGCCTGTTCGCCCGGCTCTATTGCAGCCTGTCGCCGCAAGCCGACCTCCATGTCGCACGGAACTTCGTGACGGCGACCGGGCCGCTTCCGATAGCGAGCGAGGCGATGGCGCGTCGGCTGGCGCTGCTGGGCGGTGAGCCCCCCACAAGGCGGAGGAGCTAA
- a CDS encoding Lrp/AsnC family transcriptional regulator has product MNMFNLDAIDRKILRILQEQADISHAALAEVVGASSASCWRRIKALETAGVLGKTVRLVNPDMVGRGLTVVCQVRMKSHDPVARRNFERFVEDHEEVLECYSMSGDWDYLLRVVVADVADYERLLMRGILTHEAVANSSSHFALKSVKYSTAVPV; this is encoded by the coding sequence ATGAACATGTTCAATCTCGACGCGATCGACCGAAAGATTTTGAGAATCCTGCAGGAACAGGCCGATATCAGCCATGCGGCGCTCGCCGAGGTGGTCGGAGCCTCGTCGGCATCCTGCTGGCGACGCATCAAGGCTCTGGAGACGGCGGGAGTGCTCGGCAAGACCGTCCGGCTTGTCAATCCGGATATGGTCGGACGCGGATTGACCGTCGTCTGCCAGGTGCGGATGAAGTCCCACGACCCCGTGGCGCGGCGCAATTTCGAGCGCTTCGTCGAAGATCACGAGGAAGTCCTGGAATGCTATTCGATGTCGGGCGACTGGGACTATCTTTTGCGCGTCGTCGTAGCGGATGTCGCCGATTACGAGCGGCTCCTCATGCGCGGCATTCTCACCCATGAGGCGGTTGCGAATTCGTCATCCCATTTCGCGCTGAAAAGCGTGAAATACTCGACCGCTGTTCCGGTGTGA
- a CDS encoding transketolase C-terminal domain-containing protein translates to MAQAALKPDRRNAPDENIDWKRVAHLLLLSRELDEMEEKRLVPEKKVLYQFSARGHDMAQILLGLNLTEKHDAACGYYRSRPLLLALGVDPADALGSAMARSGGYSDGRDIGVVFNYPNLNGASALPMCGGVGSQYTPTAGWAQAISYFSKHLKNKDYDRAIAVVLGGDASVASNGFWAALTAATTQRLPMLFYIEDNGFGISVPSTLQTPDGNIAANLAAWKNLTVLDGDGCDPEEAARLSKGAVALVREERMPVLLRLRVPRLEGHSFQDTQAYKSEALIRSEWARDPLPRLKDYLVPAVLGEEEWQEAVSFARTAAERARIEAESRPIADPETVTSNVFFEGPMQTMGGQYPAGYRPPETTETATGDGQRINMVTAIRRTLDHEMSINQKLVLFGEDIGPKGGVHAVTLGLQEKYGATRVFDTSLSEEGIVGRAVGMALAGLVPVPEIQFRKYAEPAIEQINDCGTIRWRTNNRFAAPIVLRMPGGFFKCGDPWHSQTNEVAFVHQPGWKVAVPSNAEDAVGLLRTSLRGNDPVIFFEHRAMLDHPWARRPYPGDAFALPFGKAKFVRRGNDITIVTWGAMVPRCEEAAEGISADVIDLRTLMPWDRDAVLSCVRRTRRCLIVHEDLGTAGFGAEIAAAVADEAFIDLDAPVSRLTMPDIPSPHNPVLLDWAVPSTERIRRKITDLLEY, encoded by the coding sequence ATGGCACAGGCCGCACTCAAACCGGACCGGCGGAATGCACCGGACGAGAACATCGATTGGAAGCGGGTCGCCCACCTCCTGCTGCTCTCCCGCGAACTCGACGAAATGGAGGAAAAGCGTCTCGTTCCGGAAAAGAAGGTCCTCTATCAATTCTCCGCACGCGGCCATGACATGGCGCAGATCCTGCTCGGGCTTAATCTCACGGAAAAACACGACGCCGCCTGCGGCTATTATCGTTCGCGGCCGCTGCTGCTCGCGCTCGGCGTCGATCCGGCCGACGCACTCGGCTCGGCGATGGCCCGCTCCGGAGGCTATTCCGATGGTCGCGACATCGGCGTCGTCTTCAACTACCCGAACCTGAACGGCGCATCGGCGCTGCCGATGTGCGGCGGCGTCGGTTCGCAATATACGCCGACGGCCGGCTGGGCGCAGGCGATCAGCTATTTCAGCAAGCACCTCAAGAACAAGGACTACGATCGTGCAATCGCCGTCGTTCTCGGCGGCGATGCTTCGGTCGCCTCGAACGGCTTCTGGGCGGCACTGACGGCCGCCACGACGCAAAGACTGCCGATGCTCTTCTATATCGAGGACAACGGCTTCGGCATCTCGGTTCCGTCGACCCTACAGACCCCCGACGGCAACATCGCCGCCAATCTCGCCGCCTGGAAGAATCTGACCGTGCTCGACGGCGACGGCTGCGACCCCGAGGAGGCAGCGCGTCTGTCGAAAGGGGCCGTGGCGCTGGTACGCGAGGAACGCATGCCGGTGCTGCTTCGCCTGAGAGTGCCCCGGCTCGAAGGGCACAGCTTCCAGGACACTCAGGCCTACAAGAGCGAAGCGCTCATCAGGAGTGAATGGGCGCGCGATCCCTTGCCGCGCCTGAAAGATTACCTGGTCCCTGCCGTCCTGGGTGAAGAGGAATGGCAGGAGGCCGTCAGCTTTGCCAGGACAGCCGCCGAACGCGCCCGTATCGAGGCCGAATCCCGGCCGATCGCCGATCCCGAAACCGTTACGAGCAACGTCTTCTTCGAGGGCCCCATGCAAACCATGGGCGGCCAGTACCCGGCCGGCTATCGGCCGCCCGAAACGACCGAGACAGCGACAGGCGACGGTCAGCGGATCAACATGGTGACGGCGATCCGGCGCACGCTCGATCACGAAATGTCGATCAACCAAAAGCTCGTGCTCTTTGGCGAAGACATCGGTCCGAAGGGCGGCGTCCACGCCGTCACCCTCGGGCTGCAGGAGAAATACGGCGCGACCCGCGTCTTCGACACCTCGCTTTCGGAAGAAGGCATCGTCGGCCGTGCGGTCGGCATGGCGCTTGCGGGCCTTGTCCCCGTTCCGGAGATCCAGTTCCGCAAATATGCGGAACCTGCGATCGAGCAGATCAATGATTGCGGCACGATCCGCTGGCGGACCAACAACCGCTTTGCCGCGCCGATCGTGCTGCGTATGCCGGGCGGCTTCTTCAAATGCGGCGATCCGTGGCACAGCCAGACGAATGAGGTCGCCTTCGTTCATCAGCCCGGCTGGAAGGTCGCCGTCCCGTCCAATGCCGAGGATGCCGTCGGACTCCTGCGCACCTCGCTTAGAGGCAACGACCCGGTGATCTTCTTCGAGCATCGCGCCATGCTCGACCACCCCTGGGCGCGGCGTCCTTATCCGGGAGACGCCTTCGCGCTGCCCTTCGGCAAGGCGAAGTTCGTTCGCCGGGGCAACGACATCACTATAGTCACCTGGGGGGCGATGGTGCCCCGTTGCGAAGAGGCGGCCGAGGGGATTTCCGCCGACGTCATCGATCTCAGGACCCTGATGCCGTGGGACCGGGACGCGGTCCTTTCCTGCGTACGCCGCACGCGCCGCTGCCTGATCGTGCATGAGGATTTGGGTACGGCCGGCTTCGGCGCGGAAATCGCCGCGGCGGTGGCGGACGAGGCCTTCATCGATCTCGACGCCCCGGTTTCGCGCTTGACCATGCCCGATATTCCAAGTCCCCATAATCCCGTCCTGCTCGACTGGGCGGTGCCCTCGACGGAGCGGATCCGCCGGAAGATCACCGACCTCCTGGAGTACTGA
- a CDS encoding dihydrolipoamide acetyltransferase family protein: MGDLIDINAPLEQEGTKAVVRNWLKKIGEAVKAGDAVVELETDKVTQEVAAPADGVLTEILMENGDNATPGAVLGRLGSHAAVAEQPVAPALIASSAQGQTAHYSPAVRHAAEEYGIDPTTVTGTGRDGRVTRADMDRAFAAKTERSAAGAPEPRAAFKPSPAPSADAGGSLLSRRIPHSGMRAAIADHMLKSVTTAPHVTAVFEADFSAVMRHRDMHRQELAATGINLSYTAYIISACVSAMRAIPEVNSRWHDDALEIFDDINIGVGIALGDKGLIVPVIHRAQNLTLAQIAARLQDLTARARENTLTSADVKGGTFTISNHGVSGSLLAAPIIINQPQSAILGVGKLEKRVVVREVDGADTIQIRPMAYVSLTIDHRGLDGHQTNAWLTHFVEVLESWPR, from the coding sequence ATGGGCGACCTCATCGACATCAACGCCCCCCTGGAGCAGGAGGGGACCAAGGCGGTCGTGCGCAACTGGCTGAAGAAGATCGGCGAGGCCGTGAAGGCGGGCGATGCCGTGGTCGAGCTCGAGACCGACAAAGTGACGCAGGAGGTGGCCGCTCCCGCCGACGGCGTGCTCACGGAAATCCTCATGGAAAACGGCGACAATGCAACGCCCGGCGCCGTTCTCGGCCGGCTCGGCAGCCATGCCGCGGTCGCCGAACAGCCTGTCGCACCGGCACTGATCGCATCATCCGCGCAGGGGCAGACCGCCCATTATTCGCCGGCCGTGCGTCATGCGGCGGAAGAATACGGCATAGACCCGACGACCGTGACCGGCACCGGACGGGACGGACGCGTCACCCGCGCCGATATGGACCGGGCCTTCGCCGCCAAGACGGAGCGTTCCGCGGCGGGAGCGCCGGAACCGCGAGCAGCTTTCAAACCGAGCCCCGCCCCATCCGCTGATGCGGGAGGATCGCTCCTATCGCGCAGGATACCCCACAGCGGCATGCGGGCCGCGATCGCGGACCACATGCTTAAGTCCGTCACGACCGCGCCGCATGTTACGGCCGTGTTCGAAGCGGATTTCTCGGCGGTCATGCGCCATCGGGATATGCACAGGCAAGAGCTCGCCGCGACCGGCATCAATCTCTCCTACACGGCCTATATCATCTCAGCCTGCGTCTCGGCGATGCGGGCGATCCCCGAAGTCAATAGCCGCTGGCACGACGATGCGCTCGAAATCTTCGACGATATCAATATCGGCGTCGGCATCGCGCTCGGCGACAAGGGGCTGATCGTGCCGGTCATCCACCGGGCGCAGAACCTCACGCTTGCACAAATAGCGGCGAGGTTGCAGGACCTGACGGCGCGTGCGCGAGAAAACACCCTGACAAGCGCCGACGTGAAAGGCGGAACCTTCACCATCTCCAATCACGGCGTCTCCGGATCACTGCTTGCAGCACCGATCATCATCAACCAGCCGCAATCAGCGATCCTCGGCGTCGGAAAGCTTGAAAAGCGGGTGGTCGTGCGGGAGGTCGACGGTGCCGATACCATCCAGATTCGGCCGATGGCCTATGTATCGCTCACCATCGACCACCGTGGCCTCGACGGCCACCAGACGAATGCCTGGCTCACGCATTTCGTCGAGGTGCTGGAAAGCTGGCCGCGGTGA
- a CDS encoding AbrB/MazE/SpoVT family DNA-binding domain-containing protein has translation MPHLARVFQSGNSQAVRLPKEFRFDVERVEVTQEGDSLILRPHVEDRPAWSSLRAALQRGASDDFMVAGREQPDAQDRPALEATFK, from the coding sequence ATGCCCCATCTTGCGCGGGTGTTTCAGTCGGGCAACTCACAAGCTGTCCGGTTGCCGAAGGAGTTCCGCTTCGATGTCGAGCGGGTGGAAGTGACGCAGGAAGGCGATTCGCTGATCCTGCGTCCACATGTCGAGGACCGTCCGGCGTGGTCTTCCCTAAGGGCCGCATTGCAGCGCGGCGCGAGCGACGACTTCATGGTTGCCGGTCGCGAACAGCCGGATGCACAAGACCGGCCGGCGCTTGAAGCGACCTTCAAGTGA
- a CDS encoding type II toxin-antitoxin system VapC family toxin, whose protein sequence is MISHLLDTSAVIVLIGRKSDALVGRILACEQGSIGISAIVAHELYFGAHKSAKVAYNLETVRLLLADFPLLEFDRNDAFVAGEIRATLAVKGTPIGPYDALIAGQAKARGLTLVTNNMGEFQRVDGLSIDDWTR, encoded by the coding sequence GTGATCTCGCACCTTCTGGACACGAGTGCGGTGATTGTGCTTATCGGCCGCAAATCCGATGCACTCGTCGGACGTATTCTGGCGTGTGAGCAAGGCAGCATCGGCATTTCCGCGATCGTCGCGCACGAGCTTTACTTCGGAGCACATAAGAGCGCAAAGGTCGCGTACAACTTGGAAACGGTGCGGCTGCTGCTGGCGGACTTTCCGCTCCTGGAATTCGATCGCAATGATGCCTTTGTCGCGGGCGAAATTCGCGCAACCCTTGCGGTGAAAGGTACGCCGATCGGCCCATACGACGCCTTGATCGCCGGCCAGGCAAAAGCACGCGGTCTAACGCTCGTCACGAATAATATGGGTGAGTTCCAGCGCGTCGACGGCCTGAGCATCGACGACTGGACGCGTTAG
- a CDS encoding SRPBCC family protein gives MSSTEFHLVTNWALDASVEDVWRVLSTPETWPEWWPSVKEVTLLREGDGMGIGAIRRMKWSTALPYDLAFEMETIRVEPLSIIEGRAYGELEGVGRWTLQPDGSKCNVRYDWIVKVTKPWMVRLSFILKPVFSWNHAVVMERGRRGLVQRLARDT, from the coding sequence ATGTCATCGACCGAGTTTCATCTTGTCACGAACTGGGCCCTCGACGCTTCGGTCGAGGATGTTTGGCGGGTCCTGAGCACGCCCGAGACCTGGCCGGAGTGGTGGCCCTCGGTGAAGGAGGTCACGCTTCTGCGTGAAGGCGACGGGATGGGCATCGGCGCGATCCGCCGGATGAAATGGTCCACTGCCCTACCCTATGACCTGGCCTTCGAAATGGAAACGATCAGGGTAGAACCGCTGTCCATCATCGAGGGGAGAGCTTACGGCGAGCTCGAAGGCGTTGGTCGCTGGACGCTGCAACCGGACGGTTCGAAATGCAATGTGCGCTATGACTGGATCGTCAAGGTCACGAAGCCTTGGATGGTGAGACTGTCATTCATCCTGAAGCCTGTCTTCAGTTGGAACCATGCGGTTGTCATGGAGCGCGGTCGGCGAGGTCTTGTGCAACGCCTGGCGCGTGACACCTAA
- a CDS encoding alpha-glucosidase/alpha-galactosidase yields MTRQPKITFIGAGSTVFMKNIIGDVLQRPALSAATIALMDLNPERLAESEIVAGKLVRTLGVTAKIETHSNQRKALEGADFVVVAFQIGGYEPCTVTDFEVPKKYGLRQTIADTLGVGGIMRGLRTVPHLWKICEDMLQVCPEAILLQYVNPMAINTWAISEKYPTIKQVGLCHSVQGTAFELARDLEIPLEEIRYRAAGINHMAFYLKFEHRQKDGSYRDLYPDLIRGYREGRFPKPSHWNPRCPNKVRYEMLTRLGYFVTESSEHFAEYTPYFIKDGRPDLIEKFGIPLDEYPKRCIEQIERWKEQAAAYREAETIEVAESHEYASSIMNSVWTGEPSVIYGNLRNNGCITSLPENCAAEVPCLVDASGIQPTYIGALPPQLTALIRTNINVQELTVQALVTENREHLYHAAMMDPHTAAELDLDQIWSLVDDLLVAHRDWIPEWARVSKKVAAA; encoded by the coding sequence ATGACCAGGCAACCCAAGATCACCTTCATCGGCGCGGGCTCGACCGTTTTCATGAAGAACATCATCGGCGATGTGTTGCAGCGGCCGGCGCTTTCCGCCGCGACAATCGCGCTGATGGACCTGAACCCGGAACGCCTCGCGGAAAGCGAGATCGTCGCCGGCAAGCTGGTGCGCACCCTCGGCGTCACGGCCAAGATCGAGACCCATTCCAACCAGCGCAAGGCGCTTGAAGGAGCAGACTTCGTCGTCGTCGCCTTCCAGATCGGCGGCTATGAGCCCTGCACGGTCACCGATTTCGAGGTGCCGAAGAAATACGGGCTGCGCCAGACGATCGCCGACACGCTCGGCGTCGGCGGCATCATGCGCGGGCTTCGCACCGTGCCGCATCTCTGGAAGATCTGCGAGGACATGCTTCAGGTCTGCCCCGAGGCGATCCTCCTGCAATATGTGAACCCGATGGCGATCAACACCTGGGCGATCTCGGAGAAGTACCCGACGATCAAGCAGGTGGGCCTCTGCCACTCGGTGCAGGGCACGGCCTTCGAGCTTGCCCGCGACCTTGAGATCCCGCTCGAGGAAATCCGCTACCGCGCCGCCGGCATCAACCACATGGCCTTCTATCTCAAATTCGAGCACCGCCAGAAGGACGGCAGCTACCGCGACCTCTATCCGGATCTGATCCGCGGCTACCGCGAGGGGCGCTTCCCGAAGCCCAGCCACTGGAACCCGCGCTGCCCCAACAAGGTGCGCTATGAGATGCTGACGCGGCTCGGCTATTTCGTCACCGAAAGCTCGGAGCACTTCGCCGAATACACGCCCTATTTCATCAAGGACGGCCGCCCGGACCTGATCGAGAAATTCGGCATTCCGCTCGACGAATATCCGAAGCGCTGCATCGAGCAGATCGAGCGTTGGAAGGAGCAGGCGGCGGCCTACAGGGAAGCCGAGACGATCGAGGTGGCCGAGAGCCACGAATATGCCTCCTCGATCATGAACTCGGTCTGGACCGGCGAGCCTTCCGTGATCTACGGCAACCTCAGGAACAACGGCTGCATCACCTCGCTGCCGGAAAACTGCGCCGCGGAAGTCCCCTGCCTCGTCGATGCCTCGGGCATCCAGCCGACCTATATCGGCGCGCTGCCGCCGCAACTGACCGCGCTCATCCGCACCAACATCAACGTCCAGGAGCTGACGGTCCAGGCGCTCGTCACCGAAAACCGCGAGCACCTCTATCACGCGGCGATGATGGATCCGCACACGGCCGCCGAGCTCGACCTCGACCAGATCTGGTCGCTCGTCGACGACCTGCTCGTCGCCCATCGCGACTGGATCCCGGAATGGGCCCGCGTGTCGAAAAAGGTAGCGGCCGCCTGA